The Kitasatospora sp. NBC_00374 genome has a segment encoding these proteins:
- a CDS encoding sterol carrier family protein translates to MANRTRTYDPVKVRAALAAQTEALRAAVRALCADPAAERLLAAPTRLGTWTVRELLAHLALQVGWVPRHLDQPLEGRQPLGLAQWVAGVGGLAPLLDGAAREHAARAFEGPPAQVAEEFEREADALRDLLTGPAAADPARRFEIRLGSMTLADMLVTRLVETVVHADDLADALGRGDFPHDRQALAAVARLLADSFAEQVPGGAVELRVPPFAVVQAVEGPRHTRGTPPNVVEAGPLAWIRLATGRLDWATAVEEGAVSASGERSDLSAHLPVLG, encoded by the coding sequence ATGGCGAACCGGACCCGTACGTACGACCCCGTGAAGGTGCGCGCCGCGCTGGCCGCGCAGACCGAGGCCCTGCGCGCCGCCGTCCGCGCCCTGTGCGCCGATCCGGCGGCCGAGCGGCTGCTCGCCGCGCCGACCAGGCTGGGCACGTGGACCGTCCGCGAGCTGCTGGCCCACCTGGCGCTGCAGGTGGGCTGGGTGCCCCGGCACCTGGACCAGCCGCTGGAGGGACGGCAGCCGCTCGGCCTCGCGCAGTGGGTGGCCGGGGTCGGCGGTCTGGCCCCGCTGCTCGACGGCGCGGCCCGCGAGCACGCCGCCCGGGCCTTCGAGGGCCCCCCGGCGCAGGTCGCCGAGGAGTTCGAGCGGGAGGCGGACGCCCTGCGCGACCTGCTGACGGGCCCGGCCGCGGCGGATCCCGCCCGGCGGTTCGAGATCCGGCTCGGCTCGATGACGCTCGCCGACATGCTGGTGACCCGGCTGGTCGAGACGGTGGTCCACGCGGACGACCTGGCGGACGCGCTCGGCCGGGGCGACTTCCCGCACGACCGGCAGGCGCTGGCCGCCGTCGCCCGGCTGCTGGCGGACTCCTTCGCCGAACAGGTGCCCGGCGGGGCGGTCGAGCTGCGGGTGCCGCCGTTCGCGGTGGTGCAGGCCGTCGAGGGACCGCGGCACACCCGCGGCACCCCGCCGAACGTGGTCGAGGCCGGCCCGCTGGCCTGGATCCGGCTGGCCACCGGGCGGCTCGACTGGGCGACGGCCGTCGAGGAGGGGGCCGTCTCGGCGAGCGGCGAGCGCAGCGACCTGAGCGCCCACCTACCGGTGCTGGGCTGA
- a CDS encoding TetR/AcrR family transcriptional regulator, producing MNRSPGPVPNPPEPLSGRLPMAGQAPPERADAARNRLKILKVAAEILANEGAEGLTVAEVAQAAGIGVGTVYRRFGDRTGLLLALLDERERQFQAGFMTGPPPLGPDAPARVRLRAFVLALVDRIQEQHALQLLAERSSPTGRFRGGPYSVYHAHLAFLLGRVRPGSDPRFVADALLAALSAEQLQWLREGRGMSGAEIRAAVGDLLDGFCGPADDA from the coding sequence GTGAACCGATCCCCGGGGCCGGTCCCGAACCCGCCGGAGCCGCTGTCCGGTCGGCTGCCGATGGCCGGGCAGGCACCGCCCGAGCGGGCCGACGCCGCGCGCAACCGCCTCAAGATCCTCAAGGTGGCGGCGGAGATCCTGGCCAATGAGGGCGCGGAGGGGCTGACCGTGGCCGAGGTGGCCCAGGCGGCGGGCATCGGTGTCGGGACGGTCTACCGCCGCTTCGGTGACCGTACGGGGCTGCTCCTCGCCCTGCTCGACGAGCGGGAACGGCAGTTCCAGGCGGGCTTCATGACCGGACCCCCGCCGCTCGGTCCGGACGCGCCCGCGCGGGTGCGGCTGCGGGCCTTCGTCCTGGCCCTGGTCGACCGGATCCAGGAGCAGCACGCGCTCCAGCTGCTCGCCGAGCGCAGCTCGCCGACCGGGCGGTTCCGGGGCGGCCCGTACTCGGTGTACCACGCCCACCTGGCGTTCCTGCTGGGCCGGGTGCGGCCCGGGTCGGACCCGCGCTTCGTCGCCGACGCCCTGCTCGCGGCGCTCTCGGCGGAGCAGTTGCAGTGGCTGCGGGAGGGGCGGGGGATGAGCGGGGCGGAGATCAGGGCCGCGGTGGGGGACCTGCTGGACGGCTTCTGCGGGCCGGCGGACGACGCCTAA
- a CDS encoding WD40 repeat domain-containing protein — protein MGGDGRRIPPLRAGRRPAGLALLGWLGDGRAPRLCQVTGAAGAGKSHLLAWLAEAGTGVDAVLPAAEATVQSAAWLLGRRLDLLVRTPEELFTALTEDDRPLVICVPELGRAADPAALVAELLDPLLRLERIRLVVEGAPETVGAFTAVDGPAVLDLDLPQWTDPDRFAAWCAGAGADPAGYPSPGAALGHPAEPAAQSLDELARLLPAQPDGSVDPLAAAPRLLTGLWRAAAREGGAGRLLVDARLLTHADPVAVSAALSRESGRLPELWQAAAPALVAEPDPGVRAAVLRTRLIGLDEAAAARLAEVDAPWHCAWAMWPNSAFGWPGPVSSLALGAGPYTGQLLLADPGGTVRTVDAASGRPLARFPAPGPKPLRGLTVTAGGSVVLLDSWGELAVVPSSAEADSRPGEALAALRAGVGSDPSAVAAVAALPGALPALGDESGRLHWRAPDGEVLTEGPHLGPVTALAATWQGALPALVSGGFDGSVQLWRPGGGALAEVLDRRGRVVSAVAAAGGADGPTVAAAWSDGLVRLYRPGAQPLDLRLGAPVWALAVTDGLLVLGTSDGIAAVRAR, from the coding sequence GTGGGTGGAGACGGGCGCCGGATACCGCCGCTGCGGGCGGGCCGACGGCCGGCCGGGCTGGCCCTGCTCGGCTGGCTCGGCGACGGCCGGGCGCCGCGGCTGTGCCAGGTCACCGGAGCGGCCGGCGCGGGCAAGAGCCACCTGCTGGCCTGGCTGGCCGAGGCCGGCACCGGTGTCGACGCGGTCCTGCCCGCGGCGGAGGCCACCGTGCAGAGCGCGGCCTGGCTGCTGGGCCGACGGCTGGACCTGCTGGTCCGCACCCCCGAGGAACTCTTCACCGCGCTGACCGAGGACGACCGTCCGCTGGTGATCTGCGTGCCGGAGCTCGGCCGGGCCGCCGACCCGGCCGCGCTGGTGGCCGAACTGCTCGACCCGCTGCTGCGGTTGGAACGGATCAGGCTGGTCGTCGAGGGCGCCCCGGAGACGGTCGGCGCCTTCACGGCCGTGGACGGGCCGGCGGTGCTCGACCTCGACCTGCCGCAGTGGACCGACCCGGACCGGTTCGCCGCCTGGTGCGCCGGCGCGGGCGCCGACCCGGCCGGTTACCCCAGCCCCGGTGCGGCCCTCGGCCACCCGGCCGAGCCCGCCGCCCAGAGCCTGGACGAGCTGGCCCGCCTGCTGCCCGCACAGCCGGACGGCTCGGTGGACCCGCTCGCCGCCGCACCGCGGCTGCTGACCGGGCTGTGGCGGGCGGCGGCCCGCGAGGGCGGCGCCGGCCGGCTCCTCGTCGACGCCCGGCTGCTCACCCACGCCGACCCGGTGGCCGTCTCCGCCGCGCTCTCCCGGGAGAGCGGCCGCCTGCCCGAGCTCTGGCAGGCGGCGGCGCCGGCGCTGGTGGCGGAACCCGACCCCGGGGTGCGCGCCGCGGTGCTGCGGACCAGGCTGATCGGGCTGGACGAGGCGGCCGCGGCCCGGCTGGCGGAGGTGGACGCGCCGTGGCACTGCGCCTGGGCGATGTGGCCCAACTCCGCGTTCGGCTGGCCCGGTCCGGTGTCCTCGCTGGCGCTCGGCGCGGGTCCGTACACCGGTCAGCTGCTGCTCGCCGACCCCGGCGGTACGGTGCGCACCGTGGACGCCGCCTCCGGGCGCCCGCTGGCCCGCTTCCCCGCGCCCGGGCCCAAGCCGCTGCGCGGGCTGACCGTGACGGCCGGCGGCAGCGTGGTGCTGCTGGACTCCTGGGGCGAGCTCGCGGTGGTGCCGTCCTCGGCCGAGGCCGACAGCCGTCCGGGCGAGGCGCTGGCCGCGCTGCGGGCCGGGGTCGGCTCCGACCCGAGCGCGGTGGCCGCCGTCGCCGCGCTGCCCGGCGCGCTGCCCGCCCTCGGCGACGAGAGCGGCCGGCTGCACTGGCGGGCGCCGGACGGCGAGGTGCTGACCGAGGGCCCGCACCTGGGCCCGGTGACCGCGCTGGCCGCCACCTGGCAGGGCGCGCTGCCGGCTCTGGTCAGCGGCGGGTTCGACGGCTCGGTCCAGCTGTGGCGGCCCGGCGGTGGTGCACTGGCCGAGGTGCTGGATCGGCGCGGCCGGGTGGTCAGCGCGGTCGCCGCGGCGGGCGGCGCGGACGGCCCGACCGTGGCGGCGGCCTGGTCGGACGGCCTGGTCCGGCTGTACCGGCCCGGCGCGCAACCGCTCGACCTGCGGCTGGGCGCACCGGTCTGGGCGCTGGCGGTCACGGACGGCCTGCTGGTGCTCGGCACTTCGGACGGCATCGCGGCGGTGCGGGCCCGCTGA
- a CDS encoding DUF3152 domain-containing protein: MGVALVGSLAVLGAAAVALGSSEGTPSGSAPSMQARSVPSEAAEQVAENPAPVPPAGTPPQSGAPQSTPSGTVTPTGTFTAAAANGPAVGKGTIRRYKVEVEEGIGIEPQTAATEVQAILADKRGWTTDRRNGFQLVADGTFDFTVRIASPETVDRICASGGLDTKGEVNCDVGRQVMVNSKRWQTGSPQFSGPIEEYRALIINHEVGHRIGHGHEACPGPGKPAPAMMQQIYGLNGCTPNAWPYTADGSYISGPSIP; the protein is encoded by the coding sequence ATGGGTGTCGCGCTGGTCGGTTCGCTGGCGGTGCTGGGCGCGGCGGCGGTGGCCCTCGGCAGCTCGGAGGGCACGCCGAGCGGGAGCGCGCCGAGCATGCAGGCCCGGTCCGTCCCGTCGGAGGCCGCGGAGCAGGTGGCGGAGAACCCCGCGCCCGTCCCCCCGGCCGGCACCCCGCCGCAGTCCGGCGCACCGCAGTCCACCCCGAGCGGCACCGTCACCCCGACCGGCACCTTCACCGCCGCCGCCGCCAACGGCCCGGCCGTCGGCAAGGGCACCATCCGGCGCTACAAGGTCGAGGTCGAGGAGGGCATCGGCATCGAGCCGCAGACCGCCGCGACCGAGGTGCAGGCCATCCTGGCCGACAAGCGCGGCTGGACGACGGACCGGCGCAACGGCTTCCAGCTGGTCGCCGACGGCACCTTCGACTTCACCGTCAGGATCGCCTCGCCGGAGACCGTCGACCGGATCTGCGCCAGCGGGGGCCTGGACACCAAGGGCGAGGTCAACTGCGACGTCGGCCGCCAGGTGATGGTCAACTCCAAGCGCTGGCAGACGGGTTCGCCGCAGTTCTCGGGCCCGATCGAGGAGTACCGGGCACTGATCATCAACCACGAGGTCGGCCACCGAATAGGCCACGGCCACGAGGCCTGCCCGGGCCCCGGCAAGCCCGCACCCGCGATGATGCAGCAGATCTACGGCCTCAACGGTTGCACGCCCAACGCCTGGCCGTACACCGCCGACGGCAGCTACATCAGCGGCCCGAGCATCCCGTAG